One part of the Thermodesulfobacterium commune DSM 2178 genome encodes these proteins:
- a CDS encoding ribonuclease H-like domain-containing protein, protein MVDLKGVLDKENLNLVDLCFLCAKNTTSLLFLDIETEGLSKEKNDITLIGVYTQGKYLPFIKGLNLERSLSLLKVSPIWVTFGGERFDLPFIKKRFPEVSMPVVHLDLYLASKLVGLNGGLKKIEKAIGIARETEGMNGYHAVKLWRRWVEAKDKNALRKLILYNKEDVVNLKKVFDYVVSKLAEQRKEGQKGGEIDEVRPSAVF, encoded by the coding sequence ATGGTAGATCTTAAAGGCGTGTTAGATAAGGAAAATTTAAATTTAGTAGACCTGTGCTTTCTTTGTGCTAAGAACACCACCTCTTTATTGTTTTTAGACATAGAAACAGAAGGTCTATCTAAGGAAAAAAACGACATTACCCTTATAGGGGTCTATACTCAAGGGAAATATTTACCTTTTATTAAGGGGTTAAACTTAGAGCGTTCTCTTTCTCTTCTAAAGGTTTCTCCTATCTGGGTTACCTTTGGAGGGGAGAGGTTTGATCTTCCGTTTATCAAAAAACGTTTCCCTGAGGTTTCGATGCCGGTAGTTCATTTAGACCTTTATTTAGCCTCTAAACTGGTGGGGTTAAATGGGGGGCTTAAGAAGATAGAAAAAGCTATTGGGATAGCAAGAGAAACAGAGGGTATGAATGGTTATCACGCGGTAAAACTTTGGCGTAGATGGGTGGAAGCCAAAGACAAAAATGCTCTAAGAAAGCTTATTCTTTATAATAAAGAGGATGTGGTAAATTTAAAAAAAGTATTTGATTATGTGGTTAGTAAGCTTGCTGAGCAAAGAAAAGAAGGGCAAAAAGGGGGGGAGATAGATGAGGTTAGACCTTCAGCGGTATTTTAA
- the rpe gene encoding ribulose-phosphate 3-epimerase, which yields MVLIAPSILSADFKRLGEEVRLAEEAGADFIHVDVMDGQFVPNITIGPLVVEAVKNSTNLPLDVHLMIVSPERYVSDFVKAGADYLVVHVEASIHLHRTVWQIKEAGAKAGVALNPATPLSLIEDLLEDLDLLLIMSVNPGFGGQKFISFCLEKIKKAKTLIKEKGLNTLLEVDGGVKLENAKEIADAGADILVMGSAFFGAKDYKSFMKALRTELSK from the coding sequence ATGGTTTTAATAGCACCTTCTATCTTGTCGGCAGATTTTAAAAGACTGGGAGAAGAGGTAAGGCTTGCAGAGGAAGCAGGGGCAGACTTTATCCATGTAGATGTTATGGACGGTCAGTTTGTACCCAACATTACCATAGGCCCCTTGGTAGTAGAAGCTGTTAAAAACTCTACTAACCTTCCTCTTGACGTACACTTGATGATTGTGTCTCCTGAACGCTATGTGAGTGATTTTGTAAAGGCGGGGGCAGACTATCTGGTAGTTCATGTTGAGGCCTCTATACACCTTCATCGCACGGTATGGCAAATTAAAGAGGCAGGGGCTAAGGCTGGAGTAGCGCTAAACCCTGCAACGCCTCTTTCTCTGATAGAAGACCTCTTAGAAGATTTAGATCTACTGCTTATCATGTCGGTAAACCCGGGGTTTGGAGGACAAAAGTTTATTTCTTTTTGCCTGGAAAAAATAAAAAAGGCTAAAACTCTCATAAAAGAAAAAGGGCTAAATACTCTATTAGAGGTTGACGGAGGAGTAAAACTTGAAAACGCAAAAGAGATTGCTGACGCCGGGGCAGATATATTAGTCATGGGGTCAGCCTTTTTTGGGGCTAAAGACTATAAAAGCTTTATGAAAGCCCTTAGAACTGAGCTCTCTAAATAG
- a CDS encoding SurA N-terminal domain-containing protein, with protein sequence MKKVLLKNLFVSFVLMLFFGASLQAATKINQIVAVVGEEFLTLYELEELCAPIYQRFIKPEMPLEEKEKIKEEIRKRVLNEWIEDTLVGLEAKKYGFKVEDEELEAYLKEEIKAAGGEDKFKQMLKEKGSTLEEYKKKVRENLLKIKLVQFMLKEKVVVTDDELKPLYAEEIKKYDKSFRYWLSVLITKEEPLANTVYEESIKGKPLEELIKGLPKEKVSFFNESFKEEDLDPKILEKVKELNPGELSKPFKVGESFYLIKLTKKGENEPPSFEELKPRLKQRLFEEKAQKFIEKWVKELKEKRYVKVYL encoded by the coding sequence ATGAAAAAGGTTTTATTGAAGAACTTGTTTGTTAGTTTTGTTTTAATGCTTTTTTTCGGGGCCTCTCTTCAGGCTGCAACCAAAATAAATCAGATAGTAGCGGTTGTAGGAGAGGAGTTTTTGACTTTGTATGAGCTTGAGGAACTTTGTGCACCGATTTATCAGAGATTTATAAAACCAGAAATGCCTTTAGAGGAAAAAGAAAAAATAAAAGAAGAGATCAGAAAGAGGGTTTTAAACGAATGGATAGAGGATACGTTGGTAGGTTTAGAGGCTAAAAAATACGGTTTTAAGGTAGAAGACGAAGAGTTAGAGGCCTATTTAAAGGAAGAGATTAAAGCTGCAGGAGGAGAAGATAAATTTAAACAAATGTTGAAAGAAAAAGGTTCAACCTTAGAAGAATATAAGAAGAAGGTCAGAGAAAATCTTCTTAAGATTAAGCTTGTACAGTTTATGTTAAAGGAAAAGGTGGTGGTTACGGATGATGAGTTAAAGCCACTTTATGCTGAGGAAATCAAAAAATACGATAAATCTTTCAGGTACTGGCTTTCTGTTCTTATCACCAAGGAAGAACCTCTGGCTAACACCGTGTATGAAGAATCTATTAAAGGAAAACCTTTGGAAGAGTTGATAAAAGGCCTTCCTAAGGAAAAAGTAAGCTTTTTTAATGAAAGTTTTAAAGAGGAAGACCTCGATCCAAAGATTTTAGAAAAGGTTAAAGAGTTAAATCCTGGGGAGTTGTCAAAACCTTTTAAGGTGGGAGAGAGTTTTTACCTTATCAAATTAACCAAAAAAGGAGAAAACGAGCCTCCTTCTTTTGAAGAGTTAAAGCCAAGGCTTAAACAAAGGCTTTTTGAGGAAAAAGCTCAGAAGTTTATAGAAAAATGGGTTAAAGAGTTAAAAGAAAAAAGGTATGTCAAGGTTTATCTTTAA
- a CDS encoding LbetaH domain-containing protein: MIKLVDFFGSLEKEKVASLFEGQFPWEALKKLKTFLNDIVPPIPKKIPLRCPLPETVLLTVEGEVIPLKDLEFEEEGYYFKGERVEGAILMAGAFLGSEKIFFEKGVKVEPFAMIEGPAYFSQNTEIRQGAYVRGSVYTGAGCVVGHTTEVKNSIFLAQSKAAHFAYVGDSILGAQVNLGAGTKLANLKFNKKEIVLNIEGETIKTGLRKFGAILGDGCQTGCNSVLQPGTVLGKSSFVFPGRVAGPGFFGPFTKIK; this comes from the coding sequence ATGATTAAATTAGTAGACTTTTTTGGAAGCTTGGAAAAAGAAAAAGTAGCGTCTCTTTTTGAAGGTCAATTTCCCTGGGAGGCCTTAAAAAAGCTAAAGACCTTTTTAAACGATATAGTCCCTCCTATTCCTAAAAAGATTCCTTTAAGATGTCCTTTACCAGAAACTGTATTGCTTACTGTAGAAGGAGAGGTCATTCCTTTGAAAGACCTGGAATTTGAAGAAGAAGGGTATTATTTTAAAGGGGAAAGGGTAGAAGGGGCTATCCTTATGGCAGGAGCGTTTTTAGGCAGTGAGAAAATCTTCTTTGAAAAAGGGGTAAAAGTGGAGCCTTTTGCGATGATAGAGGGTCCTGCCTATTTTTCGCAAAACACAGAGATTAGGCAAGGGGCTTATGTAAGGGGTAGTGTATATACCGGGGCTGGTTGTGTGGTAGGTCATACCACCGAGGTAAAAAACTCTATCTTTTTAGCTCAATCTAAAGCTGCGCATTTTGCTTATGTAGGAGATAGCATTCTCGGGGCGCAGGTTAACCTTGGGGCAGGAACCAAGCTGGCTAATCTAAAGTTTAACAAAAAAGAGATAGTGTTAAACATAGAGGGGGAGACCATAAAAACAGGACTTAGAAAGTTCGGGGCAATTTTAGGAGATGGTTGCCAGACAGGTTGTAATTCGGTCTTACAACCAGGGACTGTTTTAGGCAAGTCTTCTTTTGTCTTCCCTGGACGGGTGGCTGGTCCTGGCTTTTTTGGTCCTTTTACTAAAATAAAATAA
- a CDS encoding peptidylprolyl isomerase, with amino-acid sequence MKKGWLVGFLVWMFIMGIQVVYGAESKVLAEVGPYKLYEQEVEKILNQDPQVQEILKSSPEAKEKIKKTLIDKWITLSLLGLAAKEEGIDKLPEVQRDLINIEKQILAQRYLKTKLEGIKITEEELKDYYQKHKDRYVEPEAVELKHILLSLPSDAKKEEADKVLKRANQIRAQILKGAKFEELAKTYSEDPNSKEKGGSLGIIKRGETDPQFEAKIFSLKPGEVSHPMRSNYGYHLIKVEKKIPAKALTFEQAKKLVENDLREEKEEALMKDLIEKLSQKYTPKVY; translated from the coding sequence ATGAAAAAAGGTTGGTTAGTAGGGTTTTTGGTTTGGATGTTTATCATGGGAATACAGGTGGTTTATGGAGCAGAATCCAAGGTTTTGGCAGAGGTTGGTCCATATAAGCTTTATGAACAAGAGGTCGAAAAGATTCTTAATCAGGACCCTCAGGTTCAGGAGATTCTTAAGTCTTCTCCAGAGGCTAAAGAGAAGATTAAAAAGACGTTGATAGATAAATGGATAACCTTAAGTTTATTAGGGTTGGCTGCTAAAGAAGAAGGTATAGATAAGCTTCCTGAGGTTCAAAGGGATTTAATCAACATAGAAAAACAAATACTTGCTCAAAGATATCTTAAAACCAAGCTCGAAGGTATCAAAATAACCGAAGAAGAGTTAAAAGACTATTATCAGAAACATAAGGATAGATATGTAGAACCTGAGGCGGTTGAACTTAAGCATATTTTACTTTCTCTTCCCTCAGATGCCAAAAAAGAAGAAGCAGACAAGGTGCTTAAAAGGGCTAATCAGATTAGGGCGCAGATCCTGAAAGGTGCCAAGTTTGAAGAGTTAGCTAAGACCTATTCAGAAGATCCTAATTCTAAGGAAAAAGGTGGAAGCTTAGGGATTATTAAAAGAGGGGAAACAGACCCTCAGTTTGAAGCCAAGATCTTTAGCCTTAAACCTGGAGAAGTAAGTCATCCTATGAGGTCAAACTATGGATATCATCTCATAAAAGTAGAAAAGAAAATTCCTGCAAAGGCCTTAACTTTTGAGCAAGCTAAAAAGCTGGTAGAAAATGATTTAAGGGAGGAAAAAGAAGAGGCTTTGATGAAAGACCTGATAGAGAAGCTTTCTCAAAAATATACTCCTAAAGTTTATTAA
- a CDS encoding DegQ family serine endoprotease, with protein sequence MRLDLQRYFKHYKVIFLILFCFALGFASKTFLEKSSFKSKLIAQDGKVVNQESLNVALKLSEAFSYLAEKAAPAVVYIETERTVAANPFPFDLFRDPFFRNFPSLPRYKERGAGSGFIVSSDGYIVTNNHVIQQAQKITVKLLDGRTFPAEKIGADPLSDVALLKINANNLPTLSFGDSDLIKTGEWVIAIGNPFGLTHTITVGVISAKSRSGIGISDVEDFIQTDAAINPGNSGGPLINLKGEVIGMNTAIFSRSGGYMGIGFAIPSNIVKTVVEQLKSKGKVERGFLGVTIQDLTPNLAKVLGVKNVTEGAVITEVVPNSPAYKAGLKEKDVIIGFNGKPVKNASELKSYILITKPGTEVVLDVVRGNRVEKIKVVVGSPPENAILSRAEVEEAQEILEQLGFDVEELTPALAKRLGLKQTKGVVITEVIPESPADHANLTPGMVIDEVNGVKVSNLKDFIAGLKKAAQSKTVLLGIKVNGGRRFVSLSLEGM encoded by the coding sequence ATGAGGTTAGACCTTCAGCGGTATTTTAAACATTATAAAGTTATCTTTCTTATTTTATTTTGTTTTGCCTTAGGGTTTGCCAGCAAGACTTTTTTGGAAAAAAGTAGTTTTAAATCAAAGCTTATCGCTCAGGATGGAAAGGTAGTCAACCAGGAAAGTTTGAACGTGGCGCTTAAGCTTTCTGAGGCTTTTTCTTACTTGGCAGAAAAGGCTGCTCCAGCGGTAGTTTACATAGAAACAGAAAGGACAGTGGCAGCAAATCCTTTTCCCTTTGACTTGTTTAGAGATCCCTTCTTTAGAAACTTTCCATCCTTACCAAGATATAAAGAAAGAGGTGCAGGTTCAGGTTTTATCGTTTCTTCTGACGGGTATATCGTAACCAACAATCATGTAATTCAGCAAGCTCAGAAGATTACAGTAAAACTTCTTGATGGCAGAACTTTTCCTGCAGAAAAGATAGGGGCAGACCCTTTATCTGACGTGGCATTACTTAAGATTAACGCCAATAATCTTCCAACACTTTCTTTTGGTGATTCAGACCTTATCAAAACAGGGGAATGGGTTATAGCTATCGGAAACCCATTTGGTCTTACACACACCATAACTGTAGGCGTTATAAGTGCTAAAAGCAGAAGTGGCATAGGAATTTCCGATGTAGAGGATTTTATCCAGACAGATGCAGCGATTAATCCTGGTAACTCAGGTGGTCCACTTATCAATCTTAAAGGAGAAGTTATTGGCATGAATACTGCTATTTTCAGCCGTTCTGGCGGATACATGGGGATAGGGTTTGCTATTCCAAGTAACATAGTAAAAACTGTGGTAGAACAACTTAAGTCTAAAGGAAAGGTCGAAAGAGGTTTTTTAGGAGTTACCATTCAAGATTTAACTCCTAATCTTGCCAAGGTGCTTGGGGTTAAAAATGTTACCGAAGGTGCAGTAATAACAGAGGTAGTTCCAAACTCACCAGCCTATAAAGCAGGCTTAAAAGAAAAGGATGTTATTATAGGGTTTAACGGAAAGCCTGTGAAAAATGCTTCGGAGTTAAAAAGTTACATTTTAATTACCAAACCTGGAACAGAGGTTGTGCTTGACGTTGTGAGAGGAAATCGGGTTGAAAAGATTAAAGTAGTGGTAGGATCTCCTCCAGAGAATGCTATTCTTTCAAGGGCAGAGGTTGAAGAAGCTCAAGAAATTTTAGAACAGTTAGGGTTTGACGTAGAAGAACTTACTCCAGCTCTTGCCAAAAGATTAGGGTTAAAACAAACCAAAGGAGTAGTGATTACCGAGGTTATTCCTGAGTCTCCGGCTGATCACGCCAACCTCACCCCAGGGATGGTTATCGACGAGGTAAACGGAGTTAAAGTTTCCAATCTTAAAGACTTTATCGCAGGCCTTAAAAAAGCCGCTCAATCTAAAACGGTTTTGCTGGGGATAAAGGTAAACGGAGGAAGAAGGTTCGTTTCTCTAAGTCTTGAGGGGATGTAA
- the metE gene encoding 5-methyltetrahydropteroyltriglutamate--homocysteine S-methyltransferase: MQTLAYGFPKLGKKREFKQLLENFWKGTLEEEAFYEGINNLKLERAKIYQKNVDLFPSNELSLYDFILDTAIMVGAIPGRFQPYQGLKTYFEMAKGKQALELTKWFNTNYHYLVPEIETKDFSLFENFPLKDFLFYQNFGVNTLPKLVGPFTFLKLAKLVKTSSEGITVEKITDSKVFEEILKHLVPVYQEILKTLKEVEPQAVLIEEPALVMDLEPWEWKLVKKVYEKLSGFTDLWVLTYYDSVSDYQAFIDLPVKGLGLDLVSNAENFNNLKQLGFPEDKILIAGIINGRQVWRANLEAKLREIEFLLKINQNLVITNSCPLFHLPVSLEGEDLLPIELKNKLAFAEEKLTELDLLKRGLEGDLEALGLIAESKDKLQVSFGQNEEVKARISNLTEQDFIRDLPYQERIKLQQQRLNLPIFPTTTIGSFPQTEEVRRMRAKFNKREISLDEYKDFIRQKIAEVIKLQEELGLDVLVHGEFERTDMVEFFAQKLEGIATTKEGWVLSYGSRVYRPPIIYGDVWRKEPMTLEEITYAQSLTQKPVKGMLTGPVTILNWSYYREDLPKEQIAYQIALALFDEVKDLEKAGIKIIQIDEPAFREGAPIKRKDWDSYFTWAVKAFRLCAKALPETQIHTHMCYSEFNEIISYIAAMDFDVISIEASRSKGEIIEAFETFSGWDRQVGLGVYDIHSPAIPDKEEMKAIVKRALKILPKELLWINPDCGLKTRKWEEVIPALKNMVEVAQELRQEV; this comes from the coding sequence ATGCAAACTTTGGCTTATGGTTTTCCCAAGTTAGGGAAAAAAAGGGAATTTAAGCAATTGCTTGAAAACTTTTGGAAAGGAACCCTTGAAGAAGAGGCTTTTTACGAAGGAATTAACAACCTAAAATTAGAAAGAGCTAAAATTTATCAAAAAAACGTGGACCTTTTCCCTTCCAACGAACTTTCTCTATACGACTTTATCCTCGATACTGCCATAATGGTGGGTGCTATTCCAGGTAGATTTCAACCTTATCAGGGTCTTAAAACTTATTTTGAAATGGCTAAAGGTAAACAAGCCCTTGAGCTTACCAAATGGTTTAACACCAACTATCATTATCTTGTCCCAGAGATAGAAACCAAAGATTTTTCCCTTTTTGAAAACTTTCCGCTTAAAGACTTTCTTTTTTATCAGAATTTTGGGGTTAACACCCTCCCTAAGTTAGTAGGTCCCTTTACCTTTCTAAAATTAGCCAAACTGGTTAAAACTTCTTCAGAAGGGATAACCGTAGAAAAAATCACCGATTCCAAGGTTTTTGAAGAAATTTTAAAACATCTTGTCCCGGTTTATCAAGAAATCCTTAAGACTCTTAAGGAGGTTGAACCCCAAGCTGTTTTGATTGAAGAGCCAGCGTTAGTGATGGATTTGGAACCTTGGGAATGGAAGTTGGTTAAAAAGGTTTACGAAAAGCTTTCAGGTTTTACAGACCTCTGGGTCTTAACCTACTATGACAGTGTTTCTGATTACCAGGCTTTTATAGATTTACCGGTTAAAGGGTTAGGTTTGGACCTGGTGTCTAATGCAGAAAACTTTAACAACCTAAAACAACTTGGGTTCCCAGAGGACAAGATACTTATAGCTGGTATCATCAACGGAAGGCAGGTCTGGAGGGCTAATTTAGAGGCTAAACTTAGAGAAATAGAATTTCTCTTGAAGATCAATCAAAATTTAGTGATAACCAATTCATGTCCGCTGTTTCATCTCCCGGTTTCTTTAGAAGGAGAAGACCTCCTACCTATAGAACTTAAAAATAAACTCGCCTTTGCTGAAGAAAAATTAACAGAGTTAGACCTTTTAAAAAGAGGTTTAGAAGGAGACTTAGAAGCCTTAGGTTTGATAGCTGAGTCTAAAGACAAACTACAGGTCTCTTTTGGTCAAAACGAAGAGGTAAAAGCTAGAATTTCTAATCTTACAGAACAAGACTTTATCCGAGACCTTCCCTATCAGGAAAGGATAAAACTTCAACAACAACGCCTTAACCTTCCTATTTTCCCCACAACTACCATAGGGTCTTTTCCTCAAACAGAAGAAGTAAGGAGGATGCGTGCTAAGTTTAACAAAAGAGAAATAAGCCTCGATGAGTATAAAGATTTTATCCGGCAAAAAATAGCCGAGGTTATTAAACTACAGGAAGAGCTTGGGCTTGACGTTTTGGTCCATGGAGAGTTTGAAAGAACTGACATGGTAGAATTTTTTGCCCAAAAATTAGAAGGGATTGCTACTACTAAGGAAGGATGGGTACTTTCCTATGGGTCAAGGGTTTATCGTCCTCCTATTATCTATGGAGATGTGTGGCGAAAAGAGCCTATGACGTTAGAAGAAATTACCTATGCTCAGAGTCTTACCCAAAAACCGGTAAAAGGAATGCTTACTGGTCCGGTTACCATCTTAAACTGGAGTTACTACCGTGAAGACCTCCCTAAAGAGCAGATAGCCTATCAAATAGCCCTTGCCTTGTTTGACGAGGTTAAAGACTTAGAAAAGGCTGGGATTAAAATTATCCAGATAGACGAACCAGCCTTTAGAGAAGGAGCTCCTATTAAAAGAAAAGACTGGGATAGCTACTTTACCTGGGCGGTAAAGGCCTTTAGACTTTGCGCTAAGGCCCTTCCAGAAACTCAAATCCATACCCATATGTGCTATTCAGAGTTTAACGAAATCATCTCCTACATCGCTGCAATGGATTTTGACGTCATTTCTATAGAAGCCTCAAGAAGCAAAGGAGAAATTATCGAGGCCTTTGAAACCTTCTCAGGTTGGGATAGACAAGTAGGCCTTGGGGTTTATGACATCCATTCCCCAGCCATACCAGATAAAGAAGAAATGAAAGCAATCGTCAAAAGAGCCTTAAAAATCCTTCCCAAAGAACTCTTATGGATAAACCCAGACTGTGGTCTAAAAACCAGAAAATGGGAAGAGGTCATACCTGCCCTCAAAAACATGGTAGAGGTAGCCCAAGAACTAAGACAAGAAGTTTGA